The genomic stretch CATGAGGCTGTGACGCTGAACGATCACTTGACTAAGGCCTTGAGATTTCTCAAAAAAGGGAAGCCTGAGGACAACGTTGACAGGCAAGACTTACCATACCAGAGAAGCTCCTCAGTAGCTTTTTTGACACCTGCTGACGATTCCTGTTAGGCATATTGTGACGAACCACTTTCTGcattttcttgctcttgatcGGTCAGACCCAAAGAAATTTCAGATATTGCAACTTATTGCAGCTCTTTTAGGTTGGACAGATGGTATGTGATGTTATTTTTGATTCCCCTTACTCGGAGACGAGAGCTGACAATCTGCATCAGAACAGCGTGAACAGGCCGGTCTAGCACGCCCAGGAACCTCAAGTACCTCCAACAAGCTTAGAGTCCCAAGTACACCTATCCATCGTACCCCTAGCACCCCAACTCTGGCTACTGAATTCTTAGATAATGGGAACTCAAACAAGGAGTCGCTGGCGGAGCTTTGGTCCAACTTTCTCGAGCAGGAGTCTCAGGCTACGCAGGAATATACACAACCAAAGCCTTGAAAGCCGTGTCTTATCTACATACGTTGCTGCTCACATATACTATGTCAAGGACTTGTTAGTATAGTCCTCCGTGAGCTATATGATAAGCAGGACCTTATCGGATCTTGTACTTCTAATTATTTGTTTATGACCGGATTAATAGCAGTTGTTTCCTGTTTGTGGTGTTTGCCGTAGTTCTGTGGTCACCGCCTTTACATAATTTATCTTCTGACTCAAAACGCGGCAATTCTTTAGGGTCTTCTAGCCTTCGTTTCCAGCTTTTCCCTGTGGCTTCCTGTTTATGCAAGGCTTTTCAAAGTCTCGTATAACCTTGCATATTTACAGTGGACGTTTCCAGTTGTTCACTCGCCGCTCAGTATTGACAATGTCAACCACTGCTGGATCCCGTTAGCGCATACCACTTAACGCGCGTGAATTAACCAAGATACTGACCTGTATATAGTGCAAAAGTTTCGCCCAGTAGTGGTATCGGGCCCCTCTGGTGCTGGGAAATCAACTCTACTCAAACGACTGTTTGCTGATTATCCCGATACCTTTGGGTTTTCTGTTTCGCGTCCGTCCTcgttctttttggtttttaAAAAACAATTCTATGTCTCACTTTCTATAAGCTAACCATTGCTTGCCTAGTGCAGACACCACCAGAGCTCCACGACCGGGTGAGCAGCATGGGCGCGAATATTATTTCACAACCAAAGCGGACTTCCTGGACCTTGTGAGCAAAAATGGGTTCATTGAACATGCGCAGTTTGGAGGGAACCACTATGGTACCAGTGTCCAGGCCGTGAAAGATATTGCCAAGAAGGGTAGGATTTGCATCCTCGACATTGAGATGGAGGTAATTGAATCTATATGTTGCCACGGACATCAAAACACATAAGCTTCACGGAAGATGAACACTATGTCGAGAAAGTCATACTGATTGATGGCTTTATTTGAACAGGGCGTGAAGCAAGTGAAGCGTACTGACCTGAACGCTCGCTTTATGTTTCTCGCGCCGCCGTCGGTTGAAGAGCTAGAACGGAGATTGCGAGGTAGAGGCACTGAGTCCGAAGAGAGCTTGAGGTGAGTTGCATCGGAAGGGTCGCCTCTCACCTGTTATAGGCAAGAAGGTATTGACCGCAACTTTGGCAGTAAACGCTTAGCACAGGCCAAAAATGAACTCGAGTATGCTAAGGAGCCCGGCGCACATAACAAGATAGTCGTCAATGATGATTTGGAAAAAGCCTATACTGAGTTGAGGGACTGGATTGTCGACGATGGTAGATTCGGCGCTGAGCAATAATCGGCCAGTTTACAGGATAAAATCGGGTCTTGTCCAAGGATTGTCATGATTGACGAGATATTGCAGAACTGGCAACGTTATGGACGGTGATTGACCCTATTGTTTATAATGCATTATCCAGCGGCACCTTTGCGTTGTATCAACTGTATTTCCCTCATGGAGTAATGATAATTAAGGAATTTAAGTACATGAGACAATAAAAATGATGCCAGCGCTATCATTGCTAGCCGCTTTCTGGTCTGCAATGACAATCTCAATTGTAGAAAACGGAATAGAGGCACCCGCTTCCCGTGCTGGGGATAGCAAAATAGGCAACGAAGTAAGCCAAGAGTAAATCAGAAGTTAAAAGGATATCTGTAAGAACATGCTGGTATAAAAGTGGAGTTATGTAtgaagtaaaaagaaaagatgaagggATGCTCGACACTGCCCCTAAGTTGTCTGCATGTGCACCTATGTATGGAAACAACTGGTATGGACGGCTTACTCCATGGAGCATTGAGATCTATCCTTGACGCTCTCGTGCGCCGTTAATAGCCATTCATGGTCATCCGTTGAGAATTGCGGCTGAGCTCCCTGTCGGCCGAGGGGCTGATGGGCCGGCTGCCACCACTGTGACCTCCCGCTGCACTGCTCTCCTTCAGagcaagaagctgcttagcACGGAAGGTCTCGTAGTGGATCTGGCTTGTTGTCTCAATGAGGTCCTGGAGATGGGTGCGAGTGAGGAAGTTTCTCAGGTATACAAATTCACAGtgattctcatcctccacattGATAACACCCCAGCGGTTCTGTCGGCCGCGAACCTGTTGACCATTGACAACTATAGTTCTCTCACTGCCAACCACAGCAAATGGAATAATGTCCTGCTTATACATCAGAGGCTGATTGAGTACACATATCAGAGAGGTACAGACCTTGATTTGGGCATTGACCGCGCGCTCCTCGTCATCGAGCTCGTCGTTATCATACGGGTACATCTTCAAGTTGTGAAAAGCAAACTCCTCCTTGATTCTTTCCTTGAACGTCTGACGTTCCTCGAGAGTAAGTGAATCGGCCTTGGCAATTACAGGAACAACATTGACAACATCAGATAGCTTCTTTAAAACGACGATGTCAATGGGCTTGAGGCTAGAGTATAGTTAGCTCGGTCATATCTCGCCAACTCCAGAGGCTTTAGATCTTACGCATGGCCGGATGGTTgaatgaagaacaagcagcAGTGAATACGGGTATCTTGGATATAACGGTCACGCTGAGCGGTAAGCTCCTTTCGGAGGTACGCGGAATGTTGGTCCTTGATGTATTTCACAATGGGGTCCCAGCTGGTGAGGGATTAGCTTGACCAACGCGAATATGAGAGGAGCGTCATATACCATCTATCATTATTAACTTGATCACCGTATCCAGGGGTGTCAACGATGTTTAGCCGGAGACGTACGCCATTTTCCTCAATAACTAGTTGCTGAATATTAACGGGGTACCTTCTGCATGAATGGGCGACGTTGACTTACTATGGGAGACGGTCTGAATTTCCGTGGTGGAGCGGACAGGTTCGTTGGGAGTCAGACGACCCTTCGAGTCAATCAAGTGGGAAGCAAAGATAGTGTTAATCAAGGTAGACTTTCCAAGACCCGTCTGGCCTTTCCCAGCAGTCAGTTTGACGGTCAATGGTTTTCTATACACAAGTAGATCAAGGAGCCCCTACCAACACACATCACGTTAAACTGGAAACCGCGCTTGAGGAGCTTCCTTTCAATCTGGGAGGTGATGCTGTCGAAACCAACATGGCTGCGAGGGAAAACGGTAGCCGGGGTGGTCGAGGTCGAGGTAGCAGTGGTAGCCATGGTGGAGAGAGAACGAGGAGGTTGATCGCGGGTTATCTTCAGCGAGCAGCCGACCGGATCAATGGGAGTGAATGTGACGACTGAAAGATCAAACACAAGTTAGACCATCAAGAAGGTCTAGTGCTTGAAAGATAAGTTTGCTATCCCCAAGTTGCTAGAGATGGAGAGATGCAGACCATCACTGGTATGGGCCCCTTTAACTGTTGTTGCGCTCTCAGGGGGCCACTAGTCTGCTTCGGGATTAGGTCAATCTCCGGACTCAAGTCAGCAAACCCGCAATGTCGGCGGGTAGCTTTACTTTCCAGCGGCATAATTTTTTGATATTAGATACGCCCAACTCCCTTCAATTGCCGTCATTACAGCAGATCTACCCCCATACTTGGGCAATATGGCACTGCGGTCGCTTTCATTTACCCCCACCTCGCAGATTCTGCCCCGTATTTTCATGGCCTCCGAAGCTATATCTTTCGTCGGAGGACGATGGTCTCGAATCTGGCAGACTTCCGGGCAGACTTCCCTCGGTTTTTCTCGCACCCTTTTGAAACCTGCCGCATTGTCGTTGAATATACCGGAACTCCTGTCCGATGTCTGGGACTCTGTACTTCGAGCCGtaccgaaaaagaaaacatccCACATGAAGAAACGTCATAGACAGATGGCTGGCAAGGCTTTGAAGGATGTCAAAAGCCTCAACACCTGCCCTGGATGCGGTCAAATAAAGCGTGCGCATGTTTTGTGCCCACACTGTGTTGAGAGTATGTGACTTTGTACCACCATGTTGATGAGGCCCGAATTTAACAACTCATGACTTAACAGAcatcaaaaagcaatggAAGCAAACCCAAACCGCTTAAGAATGAGGACTGGACAGTATCAGTGAAGGCGAGGAAAGCGATGGCTTAGGTGTGCTTTTGAGGCTTGTACTTTTACTATACATGAAGTGTTGGATATATATGCTGCAT from Aspergillus oryzae RIB40 DNA, chromosome 1 encodes the following:
- a CDS encoding uncharacterized protein (guanylate kinase) yields the protein MEALQHKLNDAEGKKEHAESQFQKLLERVNTIKSQLGERLKEDAEELAQARLKIGELEEQNAALKDNFQGKCSELAELSEANEHKSKEILTLRDRTNLSQQNWLKEKEELFEQQSYLQSEFEQAKEAMHNWEVLAMEERSIRETLGEKVVDLEEQLASLRDAYERTSDERDSQLSAVDGLQRALQEIQTARRKELRELVESSDSQLEELKQALHCAEKKALDADKALGSAQKELERVRPFEKEVKEKNLLIGKLRHEAVTLNDHLTKALRFLKKGKPEDNVDRHIVTNHFLHFLALDRSDPKKFQILQLIAALLGWTDEQREQAGLARPGTSSTSNKLRVPSTPIHRTPSTPTLATEFLDNGNSNKESLAELWNIHNQSLESRVLSTYVAAHIYYVKDFSCFLFVVFAVVLWSPPLHNLSSDSKRGNSLGSSSLPFPCGFLFMQGFSKSRITLHIYSGRFQLFTRRSVLTMSTTAGSLQKFRPVVVSGPSGAGKSTLLKRLFADYPDTFGFSVSHTTRAPRPGEQHGREYYFTTKADFLDLVSKNGFIEHAQFGGNHYGTSVQAVKDIAKKGRICILDIEMEGVKQVKRTDLNARFMFLAPPSVEELERRLRGRGTESEESLSKRLAQAKNELEYAKEPGAHNKIVVNDDLEKAYTELRDWIVDDGRFGAEQ
- the aspD gene encoding septin aspD (septin CDC10 and related P-loop GTPases) is translated as MATTATSTSTTPATVFPRSHVGFDSITSQIERKLLKRGFQFNVMCVGQTGLGKSTLINTIFASHLIDSKGRLTPNEPVRSTTEIQTVSHIIEENGVRLRLNIVDTPGYGDQVNNDRCWDPIVKYIKDQHSAYLRKELTAQRDRYIQDTRIHCCLFFIQPSGHALKPIDIVVLKKLSDVVNVVPVIAKADSLTLEERQTFKERIKEEFAFHNLKMYPYDNDELDDEERAVNAQIKDIIPFAVVGSERTIVVNGQQVRGRQNRWGVINVEDENHCEFVYLRNFLTRTHLQDLIETTSQIHYETFRAKQLLALKESSAAGGHSGGSRPISPSADRELSRNSQRMTMNGY